From Natrinema sp. CBA1119:
GGTGACCGCTCGCTCGAGGGTTGCCGTCACGGGCGTCTCCGGAGACGTACCATCAAGTCCAGCGGCGATTGGTAGACCCTGTTGTGACCGGTCAGACACTAGACTAGGGCAAGACTTTAGAATAGTTGTCTGTATACAGTAGACAATGTTCGACGAGCAAGAACTGGCGGATATTTCCCAGCAACGGGAGTCGTGGGAGGAAGATACGCTCGAACCGTTTCTGGAACGTGGCGAACGTAAAGAGCGGTTTGCGACGGTTTCAAACCACGAGATCGATCGCCTCTACACGGCGAACGACATCGCCGATCTCGATTTCGACGAGGACCTCGGCTTCCCCGGCGAGCCGCCGTACACTCGGGGACCGTATCCGACCATGTACCGCGGACGCACGTGGACAATGCGACAGTTCGCGGGTTTCGGGACCGCCGAGGAGACCAACGAGCGGTTTCACTACCTCATCGACGAGGGGCAAACGGGGCTCTCGACTGCCTTCGACATGCCGTCGCTAATGGGTCTCGACTCGGACCATCCGATGAGCGAAGGCGAGGTCGGCAAGGAAGGTGTCGCCGTCGATACCCTTCGTGACATGGAAATCCTCTTCGACGGGATCGACATTAGCGACGTGTCGACCTCGTTCACGATCAACCCTTCGGCGGCTGTCATCTATGCGATGTACATTGCACTGGCCGACCAGCAGGGCATCCCCCGTGACGAAGTCAAGGGGACCCTTCAGAACGACATGCTCAAAGAGTTCATCGCCCAAAAGGAGTGGGTTATCCCCCCCGATCCCTCCCTCAAAATCGTCACGGACACGATCGAGTTCGCCGTCGACGAAACGCCGAATTTTCACCCGATTTCCATCTCCGGCTATCACATCCGTGAAGCCGGATCGACCGCCGCTCAGGAGGCCGCGTTCACGCTCGCAGACGGGTTCGCATACGTGGAGGACTGCCTCGAACGCGGGCTCGAGGTCGACGAGTTCGCGCCGCTACTCTCGTTTTTCTTCAACTCCCACAACTCCATATTCGAAGAGATCGCAAAATTTCGGGCCTCACGTCGCATCTATGCCCGCATAATGGACGAACGGTATGACGCAGAACAACCTGAATCGAAACGGCTGAAATTCCACACACAGACGGCGGGCCAATCGCTGACCGCCCAGCAGCCCCTGAACAATATCGTCCGCGTCACCATTCAGGCGCTGGGCGGCGTCCTCGGCGGAACCCAGTCGCTGCACACCAACAGCTTCGATGAGGCACTGGCGCTTCCGAGCGAGAAGGCGGTCCGCGTCGCCCTGCGGACACAGCAGATCATCGCCGACGAATCCGGCGCAGCCGACATCGTCGATCCGATGGGCGGCAGTTTCGCGATCGAGAAACTCACAAACGAGATGGAAGCCGAAATACTGTCGTACATCGAGGAGATCGAGGAAATCGGCAACGGCTCGATCCGTGACGGAGTCCTCGCCGGCATCGACCAGGGGTACTTCCAGCGCGAGATCGGTGAGGCGAGTTACGAGTACCAACAGCGCGTCGAACACGGCGAGGAAGTCGTCGTCGGCGTCAACAAGTTCACCATCGAGGAGGACACCTCGCCGGATACCCTCCAGATCGACGAAACGACTCGTGAGCGTCAACTCGATCGGCTCGAGCGTGTCAAAGACGAACGCAACAACGAGGAAGTCGACGCGACGCTGTCGGCGCTGTCTGACGCCATCGAAAACCAGGAAAACGTCATGCCGTACATCGTTGACGCGGTAAAAGCGTACGTCTCGATGGGCGAAATCATGCAGGTGTTCGAGGATCACCACGGTGCATATCAGGAGGAACTCTCACCCGTCTGAGTGAGGCGACTCCGCTCATTCGTCGATCCCTTCTGTGTACGACTCCTGTTCGAGACGGTGCACTTCTGATAGGTGTCTCCACCGATCGGTATCTCGTCGACCTCGACTTTCTTGTAGTCACACACTTGCTAACCCCTTCTTGGAACAATCCCCGATTTAAGATGCCGAGACAATCGTGGATCGCTGACTCCTGTGCTACGTTTGGCTCTGGTGAATCACTAGACTGTATCGACTTCAGGGGTATAGACCCGACGACTTGAGGGGCTACTCTGGGGCAATTTGGTCACAATCCCAAGGAATCCGTGATAGCGGAGTGATTGGACTCTACCACAGGCACGCTAAAACCACTCAACCTAACGCCGTATGGCGATTCACCAAAGCCCTACGTTTTGAATTGCATCGATATTGTCGACGGCCGCTTCGTGGACCGTCATATACTACCACAGAGAGTAGCGGAAGTAACCATCTTCACCAGCTCTGGAAACGGTACCGTCGAGACGATACAAATTCACTTTTGAAAATCTACTGCGTTTCATCCGGCATTCCGATAGTATCATACGGTAATACGTAAAACACAGACCTATGAGTGCTGGCAGCGATCAGCAAAGTATTCGGTGTATGGTTGCAAAAGTCGGGCTCGACGGTCACGACCGCGGAGCTCACGTTATTGCACGCGCCTTTCGTGACGCCGGGTTCGAAGTCATCTACTCCGGACTGCACAAAGCACCCGAAGAGATCGTCCAGGCTGCCGTCCAAGAAGACGTCGATATCCTCGGAGTCTCCATTCTCTCGGGCGCTCACGACACGCTCGTTCCAAAGATCATGGACGGCCTCGAGGAGTACGGGGCAATGGAGAACACGCTCGTCCTCGTCGGCGGCGTGATCCCCGAAGAGGATCGCGCCGCACTCGAGGCAGCGGGCATTTCGGCAATCTTCGGCCCCGGGACATCGGTCGAGGAGACGATCGAGTTCGTTCGCGAGAACACATCTGAGTGATGAGTACCGACGAGGCTCTGCTCGCAGGCGAACATCGCGCCGGCTCGAGTCATTTCGAATATCAAGAACCGCTCGCTGGGCTACCGGAAGCTCATCTCAGAGCTATCTGCCCACATGGACGGCGTCGTCTCGAGGTCTCACTGATAAAAATCGTCATAATGGGGGAGAGAACAGAATTGTTCTTCCAATACAATTAGTATGGACTCGAAGCAATTCCTGATGTCGCAGTCTTTGGACCACGTGGTACCGATCCACCCGCTGCGTTTGTGCGTGAATTAGCCGAGAAACACGATCTCTCCGAAGCCGAGTTTCTCGTCGGTGGCTATAGGTATCTGACTGCCCTCTTTCGGCTAGGGGTGAGCGGTTGACCTAACTATAACGAACGAAACCTGAATGAAAAGTGGTTTTAAACTTCCAAAGGCACTGTCTAGTTGAGTCAGTTTGAGAAGTGAGCAGGTCGTTGAGTTTCTTGTCCAAAGATGCTCGCAGACCTGCTCAGTGAGAGCTATGCGGCGGATTTAGAAGAATCTTGGGAGAACGAGCGGACGGCGACGCCCGTCAGGGCGTTCGCCGTCCGCCTCCACGAAACTGGTTGTTCTCTTCGGGAGACAACAACAATTTTAGCCGAATTAGGCGTTGAACGCTCGTATGGAGCGGTCTGGAATTGGGTACATCGGCTGGCTGACAGCGGTTGCGACCCGCCGACGGCGAAGCCGTCAAGGGTCGCGGTTGACGAGACTGCTGTCAAAATCAATGGCGAGTGGTCTTGGTTGTACGCTGCAATAGACATCGAGACAAAGTTGATTCTCGACGTCGCACTGTTTGGTCGGCACGGCACCGATCCGGCGGCTGCGTTTCTGCATCAACTCAAGGAGAAACACGATCTTTCGGAGGCTACGTTTCTCGTCGATCAATTCGGCTATCGGACTGCCCTCTCTCGGTTAGGACTGAGCGGTCAGGTCAACTATACCGAGCGAAACCTGATCGAAAACTGTCCTGTTTCGACTTGATAAGACTACTGAGCGATCGACGACACGAGAGGCTGTGATTCATCAGATCACGAAGCGGTCAATGCTGAAGGAACCTGCTGCAAATGTACTCAACCAGCCGTAATTCTCTAGATTCAGTTCCAATTATGCGTGACTCTCCCCCTCTGGAGAGTGCCGCCGCTCCTGCGGCGGCGCTCTCATGGAGTCTTGAGTGAGTCACCCGTACACGGGAAGCGACTGATTCCAGCGTGTACGGATGAGACGGATCGCTTCCGGCACGCCACCCCGAAGGGGGTGGCAGTGCCGGAACCATTCGATCAGGACGTAACCAATCAATGTACAGAACAGCTCGAACAACACACCGTTCACCGATTGTGAGTGGAAATTCTCGATGTTCGTATACTGCTTCAACTCTCGGAACAGAATCTCGATCAATGTCCGAAGTGTGTAGATATTCATCACATCTATGGGATCGTAATTTGCAGAAGATAGCGTTGTTAGATACGCTATCTCCTCTCCGTCCACGTCCTCAAACAGGATCCGTCGAAACGTTTCGCCGGTCTCGGCGAGTTCAATCAGTTCGTCACGTACGTGGCGCGTTCCTGCTTCGTCAGTGATGTCGATGTCCTGGATTTCCTCCAGGACATCGACCCGAGAATCTGATTGCAATAAACACACGAAGTCCTTTTCCCGCTCTTTCAACGCACAGAAGCGGTCATAATCAAGATAGCCACGATCGAACACGTGAATCGGCGAGTCGAGGTCTGCGAAGACCTCGACGTCGTCTTGGAGATGATCGAACTGGGTTGGTTCACGTGTCTCACCCGCTGTGACGGACACGCCAAGAGGCTGCTTGGCGTGTCCGTCCACACGTGCAGCAAGATTGAGTTTGAGACCCCAGTTACCTGGGTTGATCTCGTCAATGACTTCGTCATCATCAAATTCACTCGGAATAGTAACTGATCTAGTGAGAGCTAGATTTGTTCCATCGAGAGCGACGACTGCTCGATCGAGCCGTTCCAACCGCTTACGCTGGACATTACGTTGGTGATACAGCTGCGATGAATGGAGTAGCCCAAAGAGGACACGAACGACCGCGCGATAGTCGCGGTCGTTCGTATGCCGGGAGAACGTCGACGCAGCCATTTCTTCCAGTTGATTATGCGTGGCCGTCTTCTCGGCCAGTTCAGCGAGTGAATCAGACGGGTGAATCCCTTCGAAGACACCGATCTTGAGATGATTCTCAAAGTCGTGCTTGGCAGTGTACTTGCCGATCTTGAACTGGTCGGCGATGAACTCGCTGTCGACTTCGTCGAGCAACGAGTAAAATTTACTTGCGGTCGTTGGTGACTGACTGTACTCCTCGGATCGGGTCTGACGCGAAGAACGCTGTGTCTGAGAATGAACTGCTTCTGTCATCGTCTCGCTCAATCTAACGGGCTGAGATCGGATTTAAGTACTCGAAATGGCACAGATCGAAAAGTGGTTTCACACCCTCAAAATTCGGATCGACCGCTTCCATAACTCATGGGTGGGCAATCGATCGAGCGTCCGCGAGTGTCTTGAAC
This genomic window contains:
- a CDS encoding cobalamin B12-binding domain-containing protein, which translates into the protein MSAGSDQQSIRCMVAKVGLDGHDRGAHVIARAFRDAGFEVIYSGLHKAPEEIVQAAVQEDVDILGVSILSGAHDTLVPKIMDGLEEYGAMENTLVLVGGVIPEEDRAALEAAGISAIFGPGTSVEETIEFVRENTSE
- a CDS encoding IS4 family transposase, with product MTEAVHSQTQRSSRQTRSEEYSQSPTTASKFYSLLDEVDSEFIADQFKIGKYTAKHDFENHLKIGVFEGIHPSDSLAELAEKTATHNQLEEMAASTFSRHTNDRDYRAVVRVLFGLLHSSQLYHQRNVQRKRLERLDRAVVALDGTNLALTRSVTIPSEFDDDEVIDEINPGNWGLKLNLAARVDGHAKQPLGVSVTAGETREPTQFDHLQDDVEVFADLDSPIHVFDRGYLDYDRFCALKEREKDFVCLLQSDSRVDVLEEIQDIDITDEAGTRHVRDELIELAETGETFRRILFEDVDGEEIAYLTTLSSANYDPIDVMNIYTLRTLIEILFRELKQYTNIENFHSQSVNGVLFELFCTLIGYVLIEWFRHCHPLRGGVPEAIRLIRTRWNQSLPVYG
- a CDS encoding methylmalonyl-CoA mutase, which codes for MFDEQELADISQQRESWEEDTLEPFLERGERKERFATVSNHEIDRLYTANDIADLDFDEDLGFPGEPPYTRGPYPTMYRGRTWTMRQFAGFGTAEETNERFHYLIDEGQTGLSTAFDMPSLMGLDSDHPMSEGEVGKEGVAVDTLRDMEILFDGIDISDVSTSFTINPSAAVIYAMYIALADQQGIPRDEVKGTLQNDMLKEFIAQKEWVIPPDPSLKIVTDTIEFAVDETPNFHPISISGYHIREAGSTAAQEAAFTLADGFAYVEDCLERGLEVDEFAPLLSFFFNSHNSIFEEIAKFRASRRIYARIMDERYDAEQPESKRLKFHTQTAGQSLTAQQPLNNIVRVTIQALGGVLGGTQSLHTNSFDEALALPSEKAVRVALRTQQIIADESGAADIVDPMGGSFAIEKLTNEMEAEILSYIEEIEEIGNGSIRDGVLAGIDQGYFQREIGEASYEYQQRVEHGEEVVVGVNKFTIEEDTSPDTLQIDETTRERQLDRLERVKDERNNEEVDATLSALSDAIENQENVMPYIVDAVKAYVSMGEIMQVFEDHHGAYQEELSPV